GAGCCATCAGTAAGCTCAAAGGTCTTTTTGTCGGTGCATTGAATTTTCATAGGTTTAGAATTTAAATCCCTTTATCAAATATATTTAATAGGGATTGCAAATCCTAGGATAGGAATTCCAGATTGCAAATCTGGAATAGCGAGCAAATTTGGTATAGCGAGATTAAAACAAATTTACTTTAAAGCCTTAATCTTTAAAACTGAGGGCCACCATATTAAAATGAATTCTGTTAGCATAAGCGGATAAACCCAACATATCCACTCATACACGGTAAATTGAACTTCTTCATTTTTAATAAAATTGAACAAGCCTGTATAATCATTGATAATAGGAAGAAGTCTAATAAATACAAAGGCTAGTCCACAAACATAAGAACGTATCATAAACTGCTTATGAAGCTTAAAATTTTTCTTCACGGCAAATCAAAATGCTATAATGGTAGTAAAAAGCCAAATAATAGCAAGTAGACCAAGGGAAGGTACTGAACCAGGTAAAGGATAATTTGAAAGCAAATAAAAAACCATCAAAGCTGAGACAAAGGAACCTCCAATATAGAATTTTCCAGCTAATCGGTGCCAATGCTTGAAATGGTTTCTAAAATATGACCAAAATTGAAGGGGTCCTAAAACCAGCGTACAAATGGCTCCAGAAAAATGTACAATAAGCCACCATTTTTCACCTTCTTGCCTAGGACCGAGCGTTCCTTTAAAGTATGGCAATACACTATAGAAATAAAAATAAAACGAAACCATCAAGACAGCAGTCCAAAACACAATTAGTAGTATTTTTTTATAAAAACTATTATTCATCTCTCTGTGTATCAATTAAGGTTGCAGATATATTGCAATTCCTAAATAAAAGTTTAAACTCTTATACCTCTTAGTTTTAAAGCTCTTCGTGATTTGCAATCACGAAGCCGTATCATAGGATTTTTAATCCGTTCTTAAAACTCACTTAAAATCAACTTCCCTTTTCTTATTCCGTAAAAATCTCCAGCACTACTGTTTAGGTATTCTTCTTCTTTTTCAATGATTTCTGCTCTAACAGGGTTCAAGTGAATATAGGACAACTTGGAATCGAAAAATTCTTGAGTAAATATTTCTTCACCATGATAACCCTCTTCCCAAAACCAAATCTTATCATCGTATTTTAATACTTTTAACAACCATTGTTTTCGGCTTTCCTTAGGGTTTTCTTCAATTGCCCTATATATTGATTTCGAAGTAAATTTTTTAAAATCTCTTATTATATCACTTAGGTTATTATTTTTTGCGCTAATAATTAAGTGGCAATGATTATTCATAATTACCCAGGCGTATATTTCTAATCCTTTTTCTTGCTGACAAAATTGTAGGCTCTCTATTAAAATGTTAACATAGGTTGCACGAGTGAATACATCTGCCCATTGATGCACAGTAAAGGTCACAAAGTGAACAGCGCTTTGGTCTTTTATGTTGTAGGCAAATCCCATTATCAAATATATTTAATAGGGATTGCAAATCCTAGGTAGTAATCTGGAATAGCTTTAAGTGAAATGTAATTTGAAATTGAGAAAGAGTAAACTGATTTATCAAATGTATTAATACGGATTATAAATCCGTTGATAGGGATTCCAGATTGCAAATCTGGAATAGCGAAGGATTAAAAATCCTATGAGAATTTCAGAGCGCAAATCTGAATAGCGCCGCTTTTAAACTTATTTTTTTAAGGCAGTTTGTAAATTTTTCCTTTTGTAAAATATTTAAAAGATTCAAAAAAATTAAGTTCTGTAAAACCCCTGTTTTCAATATTAGAGGAAATATAATCATTGATGTCATTAAAATTTTTATAATTACTTTCGGATATTCTTAAAACTAGGATTTTATTTTTTACTAAATATATTACTTTACAACTCCCATTTTTTCCACTTTCAATTGTATTAAAACAATAATCTAATCCTGTCCAATCAATATTTTTGTATTTAAATATTAGTATTTTGTAGACTGTAACTCCATTCTTTGTGAATTTTAGTTTGTTTAAAGAATTTTGAATAATAAAGAATATCCAAAAAGGTATAATTAGAATTGGAAGTAAACCAAGGCTTAAAATATTAAAATTATTTCCAATGATTACAAAAATAGTAAAGATTATTATCCAAGAGATGGCTAAAATACATCCAAAAAATGAAAATAATATTGTGCCTAAATAAGAATTTGAATTTAATACCATTTGTTTTCTAAAATTTGAACCAATATTGCACTTATAAATTACTCCCAACTCCTTGTAGGATGCAACTTATTTTAATAAAGATGCTATTTGATAGTTGTAAGGGATATTTGCAATTACGCCAATATCGTGTAAAAACGTTTACAAAAACGTTCTTCACTTTACCCCTTCCTAAACAAATCTGTAATCAACAGCGGATTAGTTTTTTTATGTTTCTCTACCAATACTTTTGCGGTGTATTTTTTGTCTTCGATGTCTTGATATTCTTGAGTGGTGATACCGAATAATTGCAAGAATTTTAAATGACCATGTGGTGTGTCTAATTCTTCAAATTCTGAGTCGATGGAGAACACAAAAGCGGTAATAGTTGATGCTGTCTTTGGTCTAAACGGACCGCCAGCCGACATGTAATGGTATTCATCAAAACCGTTTTGGTATTTCCAAACATACTTTGCAATATTTTGTAAAAAAGCAGCAGCCCAAAGCGGTTTTTCTGGGTCGCCTGCAATTGGTAAATGTCTAAAAGTAATTTCAAAACCAAAACCATTTACCTTATCATCTGCACATTCTGCATCGTAAAATAAATTGGTATAACCTAAGGTAACATAATGTAAGTGAGTAGCTTGCTCTTCGCTTTTGAAATATTCAACTGCCCAAAGTGGGTCTTTTCCACCCATCTCATAAGGTATGGCTGTAGCAATGTGTGTAGCTTCCTGATTGCCATAAATTTCTAACTCACGTTCGTTAATGGCATCTAAACCTGGCGCATCAATTTCCTTATATTTTTTTAGGTATTTAGTTCTTTTAACAGACATTGTCTTCTTGGTTTTCCTACAAAGCAAGCAATTTACTGGAAAACTTTGCAACCTCAAATAGTTGCACCATCTTTTGTTAAATAAACCCGATAGCAGTGTAAATTTTTGTCATGTTGAGCGTAGTCGAAACACAAAAATTGAAACGAATAGCGGGACTAACATTGCTAAGCACTACTGTTTTCGCTTTTCTAATTTTTAACCATTTAAGGAATATAAGACAATATAAGCCTTGTTTTTTACCACCTAAGAAACCTAAGGAGACCTAAGTTTTTAAGATGATTATTGTTCTTTGTTGTTATTCTCAATACGCAATACGCTCTACTCAATACGCTCTTCACAGTCTGTTAAAAACTTCTCTCGAAAATTATAATTGCAAGCGTTATATTTACGCATCCCAAATACTTTTATAGCGAATGAGTGAAGAATTAGACCAAAATTTAAACGAAGATGCCTTGCCGGATAATCCGGAGATTAAACATTCAGTTATACCCATTAACGGACTTTATGAAAACTGGTTTCTCGATTATGCTTCTTATGTAATTCTGGATAGGGCAGTACCGCACATTCACGATGGTTTAAAACCCGTGCAGCGCCGTATCATGCACTCGCTTAAGGAAATGGACGATGGACGTTTTAACAAAGCGGCGAACGTAATTGGGAATACGATGAAATACCATCCGCATGGCGATGCCTCCATTGGCGATGCGATGGTTCAAATTGGTCAGAAAGATTTACTAATCGATTGTCAGGGTAACTGGGGCGACCCGATTACTGGAGATAGCGCTGCGGCACCTCGTTACATTGAAGCTCGTTTATCGAAATTTGCCAATGATGTTGTTTTTAACGCAGATACAACCATTTGGCAGTTAAGTTACGATGGTAGAAATAGCGAACCAGTAACTTTGCCTGTTAAGTTTCCATTGTTATTGGCGCAGGGAGCGGAGGGAATTGCAGTAGGTTTAGCAACTAAAGTAATGCCTCACAATTTTGTGGAGCTTTTAGATGCTTCTATAGAAATTTTAAGAGGAAATAGAAGTAATATTTTGCCAGATTTCTTTACAGGAGGAATGGCCGATTTTTCTAACTACAACGAGGGAATGCGTGGTGGTAGAATTAGGGTAAGGGCAAAAATTACAGAGAAAGATAAAAAGACTTTGGTAATAACCGAAGTTCCATATAGCACGACAACGGGTTCGGTTATCGATAGTATTCTAGCGGCGAATGATAAGGGTAAAATCAAAATCAAGAAGATTGAAGATAATACCGCTGCTAATGTGGAGATTGTTATTCAATTGGCACCTGGAATTTCTCCAGATGTTACGATCGATGCCTTATATGCCTTTACTTCTTGCGAGGTTTCAATTTCGCCGAATACTTGTATCATTAAGGATGATAAACCGCATTTTTTAACGGTTAATGATATTCTTGAGCAAAATACAAAACACACTAAGTTTCTCTTAAAGCGAGAATTGGAAATCCGTTTGCACGAGTTACAGGAGAAGATTTTCTTTAGTTCGTTGTTAAAGATTTTTATTCAGGAAGGGATGTACAAAAACCCTGAATATGAAAATTCAGCTGATTTTGAAGGTGTGGTAACGGTGTTGAATTTATTGTTCGACCCATTTAAACCGTCTTTGTACAGAGAGATTTTACCAGAAGATTTCAAGAAGCTGATCGATAAGCCGATGAGTAGCATCACCCGTTTTGATGTGAAAAAGGCTGATGAGCAAATGAAAGCTTTAGAAGATGAAATTAAGGTGGTTAAAGGTCATTTGCGTCACTTAACTGATTACGCTATTGCTTGGTATCAGAAACTGAAAGATAAATACGGCAAGGGTAGGGAACGTAAAACGGAAATCCGCTTTTTTGATAAAGTGGAGGCAAGTAAAGTGGCATTGGCAAATGTTAAGTTATATGTAAATCGTGAGGATGGTTTTATTGGAACGGGCTTACGTAAGGATGAATTTGTTGCCGATTGTTCTGATATTGATGAAATCATTGTTTTCCGTGAAGATGGAAAATGTATTGTAACAAAGGTTGCAGATAAAACTTTTGTAGGCAAGGGAATTATCCACGCTCAGGTATTTAAAAAAGGAGATGAGCGTACCGTTTATAACCTGATTTATAGAGATGGTGCAAGTGGAACGAATTACATTAAACGTTTTTCTGTTTTAGGGGTTACCCGAGATAAAGAATACGATTTAACCAAAGGTACTAAGGGTTCTAAGATTTTATATTTTACGGCTAATCCGAATGGTGAAGCAGAGATCATTACAATACAATTAAAACCTCATTCTAAGTTAAAGAAGCTACAATTCGATTTAGACTTTGCGGAAACTGCGATAAAAGGTCGTGCTTCTCAAGGTAATATTGTTTCGAAATATCCTGTTAAAAAAGTGCTGTTAAAGAGCAAAGGAGTTTCTACCTTATCAGGATTAAAGATTTGGTATGATGAATTACTGAAACGCTTAAATGTTGATGGTAGAGGAAAATACCTTGGTGAGTTTGATGGCGATGATAAGATTTTGCAAGTAAATGCTGCGGGTTGGTATGAGTTAACTGGATTTGAGTTGAGCAATCACTTTGACCCAGGAATTGTATTGATGCAAAAATACGACCCTGAAAAGGTTTACGGATTGGTGCATTTTGATACCAAGGCTAAAAACTATTTCGTAAAACGATTTGTATTTGAAATGCAGCCTGCTGGGAAAGAGGTAAGCATTATAAGCGAGGAACCTGGTTCTAAAATGATTTTCATTACAGGTAAACCAGATGCAAAAGTTCAAATTGATGTAGAAAAAGGTAAATCGAAAACACCAGAAACTTTAGTGGTGGATTTAGCAGGCTTAATTGATGTGAAAGGTCTAAAAGCAAATGGTAACAGACTTTCGCAACACGATGTTAAACAAGTTACTTTGGTTGATGCCACACCAGAAATTGGAATGGAATTGGTAGAACCGATGGTTGTAGATGATGTGGAACCAATTGCAGTTGAAGGAGATGATGATACTATAGAAACTTCTACTCAAACTGATGTTTCAGATGAAGCAGTAGAAATGGTAAATGAAATTACTGTTGATGAAGTTGTACCAGAGATTGTTGAGGATGTAGAACTGCCGGAAATTGTACACGAGAAACCAGTTGAAGAAACTCCAAAAAAGATTGAGCCTTCCAAAATCCCGAAAATCGGGAAGCCTGTTTTCAAAGCTGAGCCAATAACTCCAGTTGTTAAGGAAACACCAAGGCAAGAGTCACCAAAGGTTGAAGCAAAACCAGCTGTTAAGGAGGAAGTAAAACCTGAAACTAAAACTGAACCAAAAGTTGAGAAACCAACTGAAGAAGCAAAACCAGTTAAAAAAGTAGATTTTGAAATCACCAATCCTGATGATATTAAAATTGATGATAAAGGGCAGTTAGGATTTTTTTAAGTTGAAATGAAAAAAGTATTTATTATATGGTTAATGTCTTTCGTCAGTTTTCTATCTTTTGGACAAGATAAAAAAGTTGATGAAGTACTAAATAAGTGGAAAGACAGCTTCAATAAGCAAGACTATAAATCTGCATATGATTTATATACTTTGGGATATAAACAACGGGTTACCTTAGAAGATGTTACGGAGCAAATGAAAAGGGCTTACGGTATGATGGGAAAGTTAAAGTCTATCAGGTTTATCTCTTATAAAGACTATGTGTATAAGTATGTCTTTTATGCAAAAACTAACCACATCGAAGGCGATGTATCCATAGTAGTTAGTAAAGATTATCAGTTAGGTTATCTAAAATTTGATAGGATAGGCGGAACAGGTGATCCACCTAAAATGGCAAATTAGTTTCAGCTCCTTAGTTGGTGTCCTCACCAATCCAAAAGATAATTAAACCATATATAGTTACATAGAAAATATAGCTATGTGTCTATGTGATTAATTTTTCTCATCTGCGAAATCCCCAAAATCAGCGGGGAAAATTTTATCAATTACCATAACCCTTTGTTTTAATCTTTTTAAATCTATATTTGCATCACTCAAAGGGGTGCTGGCTTTGCACAAACTCAAATTGTAAAAGCTAGCTGAGATTATACCCATTTTGAGGCAAAAGGTAGAAGGTAAATAGGTAGAAGGTTAAACCCCTTAGCCTAAAAGCCCTCCAGCCCTCTGCCTTAAATGTACCTGATCTGGATAATGCCAGCGTAGGAAGGAGGTTGTTTTACAATGCTGTTTCGCCCCTGCAACAGTTTTTAATATTTTATTTTTTAAACTGTCTTTGCAGGCAAAAAACATTGTAAATGATGAATTTTAAAGAATGGTTTGAACTATTGTACGACCAAATTTTAGCCACCTCTTTTTTAGAGTGGTTTGCAGTAGGTTTTGGTGTAACGGAAGTGTTATTAGCTAAACGTAATAATATATTACTTTATCCAGCTGGTATTATTGGCATCTTATTATCTCTTTATTTAAAAATAGAAGCACGCTTGTATGCCGAAAGTTTATTAAGTATGTACTATTTAGTGATGAGTTTTTACGGTTGGATGATTTGGACCAAACGCAAAGACAAAAACGAAATTTTACCTGTAAGTTGGATGAATAAACAGGAGTTTAAAATAGCTTTTGCCATTGCCATAGGTGGTTATTTTGTGCTGTATTTTGTACTTATCAACTTTACCAATTCTGATGTGCCTATTTTGGATGCATTTGTATCGTCAACAGCTTGGGCAGGGATGTGGTTATTAGCTAGGCGAAAAATAGAAAATTGGATTTTTTTCAACGTATCAAATATAGTGGCTATTCCACTCTTATGGCATAAAGGATTAGAACTCTTTTCTTTATTAACCTTGTTTTTATTCATTGTTGCCATTTTCGGTTTCTTGGATTGGAGAAAGATTTATCGTCAACAACAAACTATGCAAACCATCTAATTATGGAAATCAATAAAGAAAATGCTTGGCATAAAATCGTGTCTGAATTTGCACCGATTTCAGAACAATATGGAAAATTACATCCAGAAATATTAGAATTGGCTTATCAACAAGAATGGTTCAAATTATATGTGCCAAAAGTTTATGGCGGACCAGCAAGAATACTCCCAGAAATATTAAGGTTATTAGAAGAACTAGCCTATCTAGATGGCAGTTTAGGATGGACAGTAACACTTTGTAGCGGTGCTGGTTGGTTTGCAGGTTTTTTAGATCCAGCATTGGCCAAAGAAGTTTTTGCAAACAGGGAAGTTTGTTTTGCTGGCAGTGGAGCAGTAGGAGGAACAGCATTTAAAACTGAAAATGGTTATGTAGTAAATGGTCATTGGAACTATGCTAGTGGAGCATTACATGCCACTATATTTACGGCAAACTGTAATTTGCAAAATGAAGATGGTTCTCCTATTTTATCAGAGGAGGGAGAACAAGTCATAAAATCTTTCATTTTATTTAAGGATGAAATAACCATTTTACCAGGCTGGTCTTATTTTGGTTTAATCGCTACAGGCAGTCACGCATTTGAAGCTAAGGATTTACAAGTGCCATTAAACAGAACCTTTCAAATTAACAAGGATATAAAGGTTGATATCCCTGGGTTCGATTATCCATTTTTGCAATTGGCAGAAACAACTTTAACTGTAAATAGCGCAGGTATGGCTAAACATTTTTTGCAACTAACGGAAGAATTATTTTATGGCAGAACTGGTATAAAGCGTTACAAGGAAAGTCAACTCCTTTATTTTGATTCAGAATTTAAACGCTGCAAAACTGAATTTGAGCAAACTCGAAATGAATTTTATGAAGCTTTCGATTTATCTTGGATAAGCTTGATGAATAAAAAATCTATTGACGAAAATTTGCTAAAAAATGTGAGCCTAGCAAGTAGAAAACTAGCTCATACCAGTAGAAGAATTACGGATACACTTTATCCCTATTGCGGATTGGAAGCTGCAAAAAAAGAATCAGAAATTAATAGGGTTTGGAGGGATATACATACGGCTAGTCAGCATTCGCTTTTAACTTTTGAGGATTAGTTTATAATAAAAAAAGGCTTCGAAAATTCTCGAAGCCTTTTTAATATATCATTGTCAGTTACTGATACTGTATATAACTAGGAATTGGTTTTAGTTTCATCAATTCTTCTGGTGTCATTAAGCGGTTTGGTGCTTTTTTCAAATCATTTTTATAAAACAATTTAAATCCAGTAAACTGAACAGGCTCTCCATAAATAAAGTGACGATAAGTGCCTAATTTCAAGTCTGGCTCGCCCCAACCATCCATGTGCATAACAATTTGTACTTCTGGTCTTAATTTAATGCTTTTGTAATTTGTAACCATTTTTTTAGTAAAACGGTGAACAACAAAAACCTTTGGAGTTAAGTTATGTTTTTTAACTAGGTCTGCTAAATAACCAGTAACATAGTTTAAATCAGCAGCATCATAAGTTCCTATTTTTTTGCCTGGTAAAGAACCATCCTTCATGGAAAATTCTGGGTCGATGCCCAAATGTACATTAGGCATTTCTAGGTATTTTTGGATGTGAGGAAGTTCTGCTTTGATATTGCTTAATGCAACTTGCAAATCTAAAAACACAATGGTATTTGGACGCATTTTAGCAATTTTTAATACAGAGTCGATTTGCTTGTTACCCATTCTGTTAATGTATTTTCCATCTTTTCCTGGCGTTCCACTAGCAACTGCTGCAATGTAATGCAAACCGGCTT
The sequence above is drawn from the Pedobacter frigiditerrae genome and encodes:
- a CDS encoding REP-associated tyrosine transposase; this encodes MGFAYNIKDQSAVHFVTFTVHQWADVFTRATYVNILIESLQFCQQEKGLEIYAWVIMNNHCHLIISAKNNNLSDIIRDFKKFTSKSIYRAIEENPKESRKQWLLKVLKYDDKIWFWEEGYHGEEIFTQEFFDSKLSYIHLNPVRAEIIEKEEEYLNSSAGDFYGIRKGKLILSEF
- a CDS encoding suppressor of fused domain protein, whose amino-acid sequence is MSVKRTKYLKKYKEIDAPGLDAINERELEIYGNQEATHIATAIPYEMGGKDPLWAVEYFKSEEQATHLHYVTLGYTNLFYDAECADDKVNGFGFEITFRHLPIAGDPEKPLWAAAFLQNIAKYVWKYQNGFDEYHYMSAGGPFRPKTASTITAFVFSIDSEFEELDTPHGHLKFLQLFGITTQEYQDIEDKKYTAKVLVEKHKKTNPLLITDLFRKG
- the pnuC gene encoding nicotinamide riboside transporter PnuC — translated: MMNFKEWFELLYDQILATSFLEWFAVGFGVTEVLLAKRNNILLYPAGIIGILLSLYLKIEARLYAESLLSMYYLVMSFYGWMIWTKRKDKNEILPVSWMNKQEFKIAFAIAIGGYFVLYFVLINFTNSDVPILDAFVSSTAWAGMWLLARRKIENWIFFNVSNIVAIPLLWHKGLELFSLLTLFLFIVAIFGFLDWRKIYRQQQTMQTI
- a CDS encoding acyl-CoA dehydrogenase translates to MEINKENAWHKIVSEFAPISEQYGKLHPEILELAYQQEWFKLYVPKVYGGPARILPEILRLLEELAYLDGSLGWTVTLCSGAGWFAGFLDPALAKEVFANREVCFAGSGAVGGTAFKTENGYVVNGHWNYASGALHATIFTANCNLQNEDGSPILSEEGEQVIKSFILFKDEITILPGWSYFGLIATGSHAFEAKDLQVPLNRTFQINKDIKVDIPGFDYPFLQLAETTLTVNSAGMAKHFLQLTEELFYGRTGIKRYKESQLLYFDSEFKRCKTEFEQTRNEFYEAFDLSWISLMNKKSIDENLLKNVSLASRKLAHTSRRITDTLYPYCGLEAAKKESEINRVWRDIHTASQHSLLTFED
- a CDS encoding DNA gyrase/topoisomerase IV subunit A, whose product is MSEELDQNLNEDALPDNPEIKHSVIPINGLYENWFLDYASYVILDRAVPHIHDGLKPVQRRIMHSLKEMDDGRFNKAANVIGNTMKYHPHGDASIGDAMVQIGQKDLLIDCQGNWGDPITGDSAAAPRYIEARLSKFANDVVFNADTTIWQLSYDGRNSEPVTLPVKFPLLLAQGAEGIAVGLATKVMPHNFVELLDASIEILRGNRSNILPDFFTGGMADFSNYNEGMRGGRIRVRAKITEKDKKTLVITEVPYSTTTGSVIDSILAANDKGKIKIKKIEDNTAANVEIVIQLAPGISPDVTIDALYAFTSCEVSISPNTCIIKDDKPHFLTVNDILEQNTKHTKFLLKRELEIRLHELQEKIFFSSLLKIFIQEGMYKNPEYENSADFEGVVTVLNLLFDPFKPSLYREILPEDFKKLIDKPMSSITRFDVKKADEQMKALEDEIKVVKGHLRHLTDYAIAWYQKLKDKYGKGRERKTEIRFFDKVEASKVALANVKLYVNREDGFIGTGLRKDEFVADCSDIDEIIVFREDGKCIVTKVADKTFVGKGIIHAQVFKKGDERTVYNLIYRDGASGTNYIKRFSVLGVTRDKEYDLTKGTKGSKILYFTANPNGEAEIITIQLKPHSKLKKLQFDLDFAETAIKGRASQGNIVSKYPVKKVLLKSKGVSTLSGLKIWYDELLKRLNVDGRGKYLGEFDGDDKILQVNAAGWYELTGFELSNHFDPGIVLMQKYDPEKVYGLVHFDTKAKNYFVKRFVFEMQPAGKEVSIISEEPGSKMIFITGKPDAKVQIDVEKGKSKTPETLVVDLAGLIDVKGLKANGNRLSQHDVKQVTLVDATPEIGMELVEPMVVDDVEPIAVEGDDDTIETSTQTDVSDEAVEMVNEITVDEVVPEIVEDVELPEIVHEKPVEETPKKIEPSKIPKIGKPVFKAEPITPVVKETPRQESPKVEAKPAVKEEVKPETKTEPKVEKPTEEAKPVKKVDFEITNPDDIKIDDKGQLGFF